TTCGatcaataaatttacaaataataTTTTGGAAGGAAATTATGCGGCTTGAAAAGAGCAAATAAAGTCCTTAAAATCATGGTAGAGTGCCCGAGCAACGACGGGATCATATATCTCCACGCCATGGTGCCCTCCATCGATCCACTGTCCTATCACGTGCACCCCACGTGAATCCAGCATCTTCGCGAATTCCTTCTGTTTATCGATCAACGGGTCTCCGGCGTACCCTCTCACCAGACACACCGGCAGCCGTCCGATGTTCCCATCGGATGACCCTTTTGTCGTTGGATCACAATACTCGTGCCCTCGGTCGGTATCTTCCGGCAGTGCCAGTGACCACAGCAGATCGGTCGCGTGCAGAGGAATGACGTGATTGTCGAAGAACTTGAGCTCCGATTCAGTCCTTCGTATCCCACCGAAGAAGGGCTGGTTCATCACCAGCGCTACGATTTTGAGTGGCTGTAAATCGAGATCAAGCGCGCGGAGACACGCGTGGTACACCAGATTCCCGCCTGCGCTGCCGCCCATCACGAAAACCCGAGAAAAATCGGCGTACTGTTTCATCCAAGGCTCACACGCACCGTCTTCCCCATCTATTGTTGCTTGGGTCTTGACCCACGAGATGGCTTCGACCCCATCTTCATACGCCGCCGGCAGACGATGCTCCGGCGCGAGACGGTACTCAAGAGACGCGACGAGGGCAGAGGCCTGCTCCGCGATTTCAGTACAGAATTCGTGAATAAAGCTGGACGTGGCGCTGACAATCACAAACCCTCCTCCATGAAAGTAAACAACGATGGGTAATTTGGAGTTTGGAGGAGCGGCGGAGGGGCGATAGAGTCGAATGAAGGTTGCATTTTTCGGGTTGAGAGGTATGTCTCTGTAGAGGGTCTGGTCGGGAGATGTGGGGACGCTTGGAATATCGGGCCTGGTGAGTGTACCGTC
This genomic interval from Primulina huaijiensis isolate GDHJ02 chromosome 14, ASM1229523v2, whole genome shotgun sequence contains the following:
- the LOC140956685 gene encoding probable carboxylesterase 8, producing MMTIASKSIFNLLRLLWLQIFKQTTMSSEQQTAPTLPSMKDAYKFLKLVPNPDGTLTRPDIPSVPTSPDQTLYRDIPLNPKNATFIRLYRPSAAPPNSKLPIVVYFHGGGFVIVSATSSFIHEFCTEIAEQASALVASLEYRLAPEHRLPAAYEDGVEAISWVKTQATIDGEDGACEPWMKQYADFSRVFVMGGSAGGNLVYHACLRALDLDLQPLKIVALVMNQPFFGGIRRTESELKFFDNHVIPLHATDLLWSLALPEDTDRGHEYCDPTTKGSSDGNIGRLPVCLVRGYAGDPLIDKQKEFAKMLDSRGVHVIGQWIDGGHHGVEIYDPVVARALYHDFKDFICSFQAA